The sequence gtattacGAGACAATCTCCACAAAAACTGTGCAACTTTTCTGCAGCTTCTTTTTTGCTTGTTTCCAGTTAAAATAAGCTAGAATCCATTCCATTACAGTGGGTATAAATGGCTGAGACAAAGTATTAAATTAATTTTGGTCATATAATCTTAAATATGATAATATACACAAAATCTTGAATGCCTAGCACCACAGGACTATGCCAACTTAAAGCAAAGTATTATCATCTATGCAATAGTACAAATTTTgcacttacaaatgtacatgtacctaataaAGTATATAGTCCCCACTATTATTTATACCGGATGAACAAAGTTGTAtgatacaaaaagaaaaagactTTCAACATTACTTTGCAACTTGCTATATATTATGGAGCGACATGCACCATAAGaatatacataatatgtatTTGTCCAGTAATTTAGACATAATTAAGTTAGCACAACAGGTTAGTTAgtttaaaaaacagcaacaatgaATTCcccataatttttttcttcctagcAGTAAAGCGCAATaatttaaaggggcattccactccacacgggagtgttattttccgatagatattaatttttggaagtgataactgcattactacttcacattatacgataaagtacccagttgctccacatgcctcaaaagcattcactcttctactaaactccccaagtaccctctaattgaattaatcctatggctgaatacaatgcaaaacttttaggtaaggttacaaaaaactaatttcaggttcgctaagaaatctcgtcttgttcttgtattctttgctatcttatgagcaatttgccttctcggtgtgcttagcgtacctcatttatcccaaaaatatgtacgataaacaaagtgtctatgcgtatagggaatgcatgggtagggtctgcatgggtttagtgagtgtcattattgttttataaaatacacatcacgtaattcatcccaaggtgaattccacaaaattcggctgattatgtattcattgacacattatctattggaaaacaagactcccttctagAGTGGAATGCTCCTTTAACTCAGCATTGAATGACCACAACTAGCTATAGGGGTGGGGGCCGGTAcattgtactggtacaaaactgtttttttctttttggaccggtACCCCAAGAAAATGAacctaaaaaaatcagtggaccagatttgcACCATTTAGAAAATAAGCAAACTGTCACTGACCCTGATATATCGGCAGGCGTCCACACATTTGAGGGCTAAgcggtccaagaaaataaacaagagtCTCAGAAAAGGAGTTATTTCCATCaactttttacagtcaaacgtacagaggcagttggtcttgtttacatgaagataggattttaaaatgccagtgggagttggaTACTTCAAtaaacagattcatttgtatcaaaatgaatctgttttgagtatcaccctttcacatgttttcacacaGACAGTcgggtccagacctggacctgatcctctggacctgaacaggacctgtacctggaatttctgtaccggtgcccacccctGACCACAACCATTGCTCCTTTGCCCaactaccctgggggccagccaggatcgggcagctaggacagtttattcggtggccctagacagtcaggcccgccgattTCCTATTAGCACACAAGAGAGTctaagcccgatgaggtccacctgtccttgaaaagggtagcgataactcctttgGGCTTAAACttcccggagcgctaatgtgagatcggcgggctgactgccttgcgtccccgaacaaaactcgctagctacccaatcctgtctggctcccagggtattgCACAACACAAAATGTTCCAGTGTTAGCCACTGATGCCAGCAGCTGCTGTGATTGGTCCATCATTCCCAGCTCTCCCAATCATCATCCAAGTCTCCAGTGTCCTGAAACAGTATCAAAACTTAAAATGAGATGACATATTTGAAGTTTTCcctttgttattgttattattattattgtgattgggtgggccgactactctctcttggcagccaggggcagaattgcgaggagcttacaataggtggggctaaattgcaagggtctggagcgagctgccattcggcgccactcaggtgacctcaatacgactgtcgcaaatgtctggagcgagctgccattcggcgccactcaggtgacctcaatacaaaagtaattgccccaggtgtagCCAAGGGACTGctacatttgaaaattttgatcTAGGCACCGATTGGCTCTTGTCCATAACAGGCCAAGCTCAtgaatatttataagcaggacCATTGAGACCTATGGCATGGGCAAGTCTGTCAGAGTTACTCCCACTTAAACATTCCATTCGATACCCTATGATTCCATTCAGTTGTTTATTTTCCAGAATACcacaacatgtatatattgtGGGTTCATACATTACCTTCCCATCTTTTTCCAGAGCAGCTTGAGCAATCCTCATTTCTTCCTCTGTTAGGTCCAGGTCAAAGTCTTTTTCCCAATCATCGCTCAGGCTCTCTGAAGAGTCTATAACACATGGGCATACTTGTAAAATTTCATTGCATACGTGTAGCTAGAGCATCCAGAACAGTCAATCGTATGGTATGGATGCAATTAAGCAATctagaatacagtcaaacctgcccaagccgCCATCTCTTTAAGCTCCCAAAAACTTTCCCCATTGATGCAATCTTTAACTGAAGTGACCTTCCCAAGACAGTCGACCTATCCACATGGCCACGTTGAATGAGGACTGGAGAGGGTCCCAATCCCTGCCCAAGATAGCCTTTTCAATCATGTGTCTACATTCATTTACTAAGGCGAAATCTTGGTGAAATTGGCCACTTTGCCTTACATTTTGACAGCAAAATGTCACTGGACAAATAGAGCACTTGTGGGTTGGGGCAGTCTACTGCAATATGGGTGGAAACATTGCCACAGTGTAGTAATAAAAGCTGGCCACCTGGCAAAAATTTCACTTTCGTCTGGTCCCCCGGTGGCTGTCTTAGGCAGGTTTTAGCATACTACCAGACATTAAAAACACTCTCTCACCTTTGGCCCCACTGCTGCCCCCAGCAGAAGCTGGTGATGCCCGATCTATCTCTCCTTCTTTTGCTCCTGCCAGTAGTAATGGTTCACCCacttctttcacatcttccttCTTACTCGCAGCTGCAGGCACTTGTGGTTCACTTTCTGGAGCCTTTTCCTCTATCTTGTCTGAAGGTATCCTGACTTGGGCTTCCACTTGTTTAGCCAGACTATCTACGATTGTTTCTTCTGTCTTTTCTTCAACGACCTGCTCAGGCACAGATCCCTCTGTGTCCAAGGATTGCTGTGGTTTTGGCTCAGTTCTTTCAGCAATCTTATCTTCAACATCTTCTCCCTTTTCTACACTTTCTTGGGTAACCGGGGGAACAGGAACCACTGAAGGCTTTTCAGATTTCTCATCAGCCGGGGAGGTTTCTTGTACTTGCACTCCAGTCTTTGTACTTGCTGTTTCTCTTGTGTCTTCGATGCTTGGTCTGTCGACAAGCACGACATCGGAGGAATCTGATGACGTGGGACTACTCCTCTTGGGTGCTGCTGTGGCCAGGGTTTCATCGGATGACACGGAGGCTTCTGAGGAAGGTTTCTCCAACATGACAAGTTCAGATGACTCCTCGGATGACACAGCACTGGGGCTTCGCTCTTCCTCTGGTAGGACAAGCTCTGCTTCCCTTGGGGCTGATTCCTCTTTTGGTTCTTCCTTTGGACCTACAAAACAATGAACACACAATTGTCTGTTATAACCAGACCTATAAGATAACGTACAATGACATCTGAATAGAAAATAAGTATAGTTGTGCTTGTACATGGATAACAATTACTATGTAACAGACATTTCTTTGATGCAACAAATGCTAGATGTAGCCTTACATATGCAAGTAAGGTCTTATCTACATTGATTCACAATTTAAGTAGTCAACACTTATAGTTATATGAAGTATCTTCCTTAGATGCAAAACATGCTGCTTTCAGGGGAAATTCTGTTGTTATCGTTTTTGCTTCCCTTTACCTCATTTGCATTCTTTGTTAGacctgtttgaaaaaaagggGCCTTTTCTCTTGGCAATGGTACGGTATTAGTTCACATGTCTCAATTGTAGGGTTTTGCTATAGCCACGAGATCTACATGTTAGTGACACACAGTGTCTGAATGAAGATTAGAGTGAACTTTTCTTGGTGAACTAGTACATTTGTGATATCCTACTCAAAGAAAAGTTGAGCCTGACCCAAACATGTCACTTTACCTGGTTGTGTTGCTATGGCCCCTTCACTGATAGCTGGCAGAGTGGAGGCATCAGGAGTCTCCCAACCCCACTCATCTTCATCTGAAACATAAATGTACCAACAATCTCTCACTAAAATGGGACTGCTTTCAACAACCTAATACAatttgtaacactaacagtctaCATTTGGTATACAATATACCTTTGGAGGCTCTGCTAAACCGGGCTGAAGTTTCCACTTCATTTGTGGTTGTGGCCTAGACCTAGCTGTCAACCTATAAGAGAACTGCTTTACTTTGGAAAAGCATTTAAGCACTGTAAACAACAgactacacaatgtacattctTTTGCATTACAGACCAAATTTGTATCCACAGTAAGAGAAATACAAATGAtaacttgaatttcatatcTAATATTGTACCTTTCCAAGGTGGTATGTTGATTTGTTCTTTAACACAGCAAAACCAATCATCTGTAACTAGCACTTTATACCAAGCCCTGGGTAAATGACAACTAGAAGGAAGGGTGATATCTCTACCCTGCCCAGAGCCTTATCTGCTGGGTACTACAGTTCACACTCACCGTCCTCCCAGCCGAGGTCATCGCTGGGGCTGGTGTTGTCAGCACGCTCCATCAGAGCTGCTCGACGGGCCTCGTCCTGCATGGGGAGACAAACACAAGGGTCTAGATCAGTAGCTCTCATAAAAACTATTCAATTTCTTACCATCCTAAATATTAACCCAGGTACTgcagtgtaaatgcagaaatcttAACTGTGGTTTCATGCTCACGGCTTTTACGGTGGCTGCTAAACCATGAATTCAataccatcgcgaacatttttctattacacAATTTACAGCATGTGACTACAGTGAATGGCACTACCGTGAATTCAAAACTCACAAACACCCCATCTtactgctaccgcaaaattaaatacCAGCAAacgaaatgcatttacagtacctgttgCCATCTGCAATGATTTTCAATCTACCAGTTTGACTGACACTTTATTTCTTGACTCTAGAATGTTTGTTGTAACTGTAAAACATTTGTAGTGAGGATCTTACCTGCTGCAGCTGGTGGAGCTTGTAGAAATACCTCTGCCAGAACTCGGAGTGGGAAACAGCTGATGGCACCTGGGAAAACAAGTGGATCAACAGTGGTGAGCTTGCCTAATGAGGTGGAGAGGAGTCCagataaactagaaaggcaacatcttttaaacattaacataatttatgcaactgGAGTCATTCATTGAATTACtgcaataataaacaaacattttttgtgAAATGTTTTGGCATACAATGAAATTTGCCTAATTGTTTCTTGACAAaatcaagtacattgtactttgaaattaaatttttttcatttatgtgAAATAGATGTAACATGGCCGTTTTAAGGAAAGTTGAACAACATTATTAAGTATAAGAACATTTAAATTAAACTTTAAATTGATAGAGCTACCACTGTGCAGCCATTTGGTTTTTTGACCGAAGAAGAGCCAAGTAGAGTGTGGTTTATATGTCATTTCGTGTACCCTTGATAATTTATCGCATGCATGTACCCTTAATCCTAAGGATCAACTAAAGTATGGTCTTCANNNNNNNNNNNNNNNNNNNNNNNNNNNNNNNNNNNNNNNNNNNNNNNNNNNNNNNNNNNNNNNNNNNNNNNNNNNNNNNNNNNNNNNNNNNNNNNNNNNNACTCACAAATTTGGCCGTCGCTCCTGTACAgcgtttggtttggtttgat comes from Branchiostoma floridae strain S238N-H82 chromosome 2, Bfl_VNyyK, whole genome shotgun sequence and encodes:
- the LOC118409291 gene encoding BSD domain-containing protein 1-like (The sequence of the model RefSeq protein was modified relative to this genomic sequence to represent the inferred CDS: added 171 bases not found in genome assembly) encodes the protein MAEGGGDTWFGGWVKAAKDKSGEVFDFMKRDLTEFSTVVQKDTATAVASTATTVKSKLHEHQISQPSELAEQSATGGTLKEGLSNFLGAISRSLAVDDDDVEEIRIGPASPTAVYGRAQARLHNMQIDPGTYCNEPDGPQDQYFKWLETFDLEGIKGDISDLLVAKNEVRALYTRLVPSAVSHSEFWQRYFYKLHQLQQDEARRAALMERADNTSPSDDLGWEDDEDEWGWETPDASTLPAISEGAIATQPGPKEEPKEESAPREAELVLPEEERSPSAVSSEESSELVMLEKPSSEASVSSDETLATAAPKRSSPTSSDSSDVVLVDRPSIEDTRETASTKTGVQVQETSPADEKSEKPSVVPVPPVTQESVEKGEDVEDKIAERTEPKPQQSLDTEGSVPEQVVEEKTEETIVDSLAKQVEAQVRIPSDKIEEKAPESEPQVPAAASKKEDVKEVGEPLLLAGAKEGEIDRASPASAGGSSGAKDSSESLSDDWEKDFDLDLTEEEMRIAQAALEKDGKDTGDLDDDWESWE